In Nicotiana tabacum cultivar K326 chromosome 21, ASM71507v2, whole genome shotgun sequence, one DNA window encodes the following:
- the LOC107821538 gene encoding uncharacterized protein LOC107821538 isoform X2 yields the protein MAESQPIGAPIAVAGDTMLATVNNTPIPVTMEVSTSATIGSEKRKRGRPPRGQAGKPPPPKIQRVEEDEEEDVCFICFDGGSLVLCDRKGCPKAYHPACIKRDEEFFSSNAKWFCGWHICSVCQKASHYLCYTCTYSLCKGCIKNADYFCVRRNKGFCSMCMRTIMLIENNDQGNNGTVQVDFDDKGSWEYLFKLYWVYLKEKLSLTLSELAQAKNPWKESDRIHGELQYSHHVTNVKEQGSTMAQCQMKEKQEAHGTNRLEKLGNRATVDQAFKEQGSIMAQCEMSEKTDTHGTNILEKLGDRATVDQAVDGSGSETSIASLSTANSASTNISETDEVWHYRDPTGKTQGSFSMIQLRKWSKLGLFPLDMRIWTNDEYDDSVLLTDALNGLLHKAPPVHGKTSSRSQELGAASADRNVSERCGRSTGTGRECREMEVPCHRASKDLNGNAENARIDGLSAPFPKFLDLMNGSNPYSDKLQLCSPVPSSRHGEVHVALPSKERGHENVELHSARGQVIQDSCGSTMCQITESYNRKAQSNNQSYVGQSSGQNWGSSTSCRSSINLDTGFASGTNSKESFEQKGVPLRASDIHDWSTSTPKSYGEAKAGRAAENKASAPSKLSVQDSGPSWSSGSSLADECDGNTPTAEPSAEEWDSGLVSVSSLKPAEAVSDHVATPTPVADQLNYTSPSLQVSNLSNWQAAVNEPIEFSTLAEESVSDLLAEVDAMESQTQSGMGSPTSAMRFSEQMIPGYKNFILALFEDLSPTPDPAKSDGLSSNGDIKLPCQSPVTDELVGASQADAFDPLKRSDGNSSNEQRNRN from the exons ATGGCCGAATCTCAGCCGATCGGAGCTCCGATAGCTGTCGCCGGAGATACGATGCTCGCTACTGTTAATAATACTCCGATTCCGGTGACTATGGAGGTAAGCACTTCAGCGACGATCGGCTCGGAGAAGCGGAAGCGAGGACGGCCGCCACGTGGACAAGCAGGGAAGCCTCCGCCGCCGAAGATTCAGcgagtggaggaggatgaagaagaagatgttTGCTTTATATGTTTCGATGGTGGTTCACtcgtgttatgcgatcgcaa GGGTTGTCCGAAGGCATACCATCCAGCTTGTATTAAGCGGGACGAGGAATTTTTCAGCTCCAACGCTAAATGGTTCTGTG GTTGGCATATTTGTAGTGTGTGTCAAAAGGCTTCCCACTATTTGTGCTATACTTGTACATATTCATTGTGCAAGGGATGTATAAAAAATGCTGATTACTTCTGCGTTCGACGAAACAAAGGCTTTTGCTCAATGTGCATGCGAACTATCATGCTGATTGAGAATAACGACCAAGGAAACAACGGAACG GTTCAAGTAGATTTTGATGACAAAGGCAGCTGGGAGTATCTATTCAAGTTGTATTGGGTATACTTGAAAGAAAAGCTCTCACTAACACTAAGTGAACTTGCTCAAGCTAAAAATCCCTGGAAGGAATCAGATAGGATACATGGGGAACTGCAATATAGTCATCATGTTACAAATG TTAAAGAACAGGGATCTACCATGGCTCAGTGCCAAATGAAGGAGAAACAAGAGGCACATGGAACTAATAGATTGGAGAAGCTAGGAAATCGAGCTACGGTTGATCAGGCATTTAAAGAACAAGGATCTATAATGGCTCAGTGCGAAATGAGTGAGAAAACAGACACTCATGGGACTAATATATTGGAGAAACTAGGAGATCGAGCTACTGTTGATCAGGCTGTGGATGGGTCTGGATCTGAAACTTCAATTGCAAGTCTCTCAACAGCAAACTCAGCATCCACTAACATCAGTGAAACGGATGAAGTGTGGCATTACCGTGACCCTACTGGTAAAACGCAAGGATCATTTTCAATGATACAGTTGAGGAAATGGAGTAAATTGGGGCTTTTCCCACTTGATATGAGGATATGGACAAATGATGAGTATGATGACTCAGTACTATTGACTGATGCACTAAATGGGCTGCTCCATAAAGCCCCTCCGGTTCATGGAAAGACATCAAGCCGGTCTCAGGAGCTTGGAGCTGCCTCTGCTGACAGAAATGTTTCTGAACGGTGTGGACGTTCTACTGGAACAGGGAGAGAATGTAGAGAAATGGAGGTACCTTGCCACCGTGCAAGTAAAGACTTAAATGGCAATGCTGAGAATGCGAGGATAGATGGGTTGTCTGCTCCATTTCcaaaatttttggacttgatGAATGGAAGTAATCCTTATTCAGACAAACTCCAACTGTGTAGCCCAGTCCCTTCGTCCCGTCATGGGGAGGTGCATGTAGCTCTTCCAAGTAAGGAAAGAGGTCATGAAAATGTGGAGCTTCACTCTGCCAGAGGTCAAGTAATTCAGGATTCCTGTGGAAGCACAATGTGCCAGATTACTGAGAGTTACAACCGTAAAGCCCAATCTAACAACCAGAGTTATGTAGGACAGTCTTCTGGACAGAATTGGGGCTCATCAACCAGTTGTAGAAGTTCAATTAACTTGGACACTGGCTTTGCTTCAGGTACCAATTCAAAAGAGTCATTTGAACAGAAAG GTGTTCCTCTTCGTGCTTCAGATATACATGATTGGTCTACTTCTACTCCTAAGTCCTATGGTGAAGCTAAAGCTGGACGGGCAGCTGAAAACAAAGCATCTGCTCCTTCTAAGCTGTCTGTGCAGGATTCAGGCCCTAGCTGGAGCAGTGGTTCTAGTCTAGCTGATGAATGTGATGGAAATACTCCAACTGCAGAACCATCTGCTGAAGAATGGGATTCCGGTCTTGTTTCCGTTTCTTCGCTAAAGCCAGCTGAAGCAGTGAGTGATCATGTTGCCACGCCCACTCCTGTCGCAGATCAACTTAATTATACCTCCCCATCTCTCCAGGTGTCAAACTTATCCAATTGGCAGGCAGCTGTTAATGAGCCTATTGAGTTCAGCACTTTGGCTGAAGAGTCGGTATCAGATCTATTGGCTGAAGTTGATGCAATGGAATCTCAAACTCAAAGCGGTATGGGTTCGCCTACTTCAGCAATGAGGTTTAGTGAGCAGATGATACCAGGTTACAAAAACTTTATTCTAGCTCTGTTTGAGGACCTGAGTCCTACGCCTGATCCTGCAAAAAGTGATGGCTTGAGCTCAAATGGAGATATAAAGTTGCCTTGTCAATCACCTGTGACAGATGAGCTAGTTGGGGCATCTCAAGCTGATGCCTTTGACCCTTTAAAGAGGTCTGATGGGAATTCATCTAATGAGCAGCGAAACAGAAACTAA
- the LOC107821538 gene encoding uncharacterized protein LOC107821538 isoform X1, with amino-acid sequence MAESQPIGAPIAVAGDTMLATVNNTPIPVTMEVSTSATIGSEKRKRGRPPRGQAGKPPPPKIQRVEEDEEEDVCFICFDGGSLVLCDRKGCPKAYHPACIKRDEEFFSSNAKWFCGWHICSVCQKASHYLCYTCTYSLCKGCIKNADYFCVRRNKGFCSMCMRTIMLIENNDQGNNGTVQVDFDDKGSWEYLFKLYWVYLKEKLSLTLSELAQAKNPWKESDRIHGELQYSHHVTNVKEQGSTMAQCQMKEKQEAHGTNRLEKLGNRATVDQAFKEQGSIMAQCEMSEKTDTHGTNILEKLGDRATVDQAVDGSGSETSIASLSTANSASTNISETDEVWHYRDPTGKTQGSFSMIQLRKWSKLGLFPLDMRIWTNDEYDDSVLLTDALNGLLHKAPPVHGKTSSRSQELGAASADRNVSERCGRSTGTGRECREMEVPCHRASKDLNGNAENARIDGLSAPFPKFLDLMNGSNPYSDKLQLCSPVPSSRHGEVHVALPSKERGHENVELHSARGQVIQDSCGSTMCQITESYNRKAQSNNQSYVGQSSGQNWGSSTSCRSSINLDTGFASGTNSKESFEQKGNVNLSDRPSPTANTSYDDIEAQAAEKLLSLSSGVPLRASDIHDWSTSTPKSYGEAKAGRAAENKASAPSKLSVQDSGPSWSSGSSLADECDGNTPTAEPSAEEWDSGLVSVSSLKPAEAVSDHVATPTPVADQLNYTSPSLQVSNLSNWQAAVNEPIEFSTLAEESVSDLLAEVDAMESQTQSGMGSPTSAMRFSEQMIPGYKNFILALFEDLSPTPDPAKSDGLSSNGDIKLPCQSPVTDELVGASQADAFDPLKRSDGNSSNEQRNRN; translated from the exons ATGGCCGAATCTCAGCCGATCGGAGCTCCGATAGCTGTCGCCGGAGATACGATGCTCGCTACTGTTAATAATACTCCGATTCCGGTGACTATGGAGGTAAGCACTTCAGCGACGATCGGCTCGGAGAAGCGGAAGCGAGGACGGCCGCCACGTGGACAAGCAGGGAAGCCTCCGCCGCCGAAGATTCAGcgagtggaggaggatgaagaagaagatgttTGCTTTATATGTTTCGATGGTGGTTCACtcgtgttatgcgatcgcaa GGGTTGTCCGAAGGCATACCATCCAGCTTGTATTAAGCGGGACGAGGAATTTTTCAGCTCCAACGCTAAATGGTTCTGTG GTTGGCATATTTGTAGTGTGTGTCAAAAGGCTTCCCACTATTTGTGCTATACTTGTACATATTCATTGTGCAAGGGATGTATAAAAAATGCTGATTACTTCTGCGTTCGACGAAACAAAGGCTTTTGCTCAATGTGCATGCGAACTATCATGCTGATTGAGAATAACGACCAAGGAAACAACGGAACG GTTCAAGTAGATTTTGATGACAAAGGCAGCTGGGAGTATCTATTCAAGTTGTATTGGGTATACTTGAAAGAAAAGCTCTCACTAACACTAAGTGAACTTGCTCAAGCTAAAAATCCCTGGAAGGAATCAGATAGGATACATGGGGAACTGCAATATAGTCATCATGTTACAAATG TTAAAGAACAGGGATCTACCATGGCTCAGTGCCAAATGAAGGAGAAACAAGAGGCACATGGAACTAATAGATTGGAGAAGCTAGGAAATCGAGCTACGGTTGATCAGGCATTTAAAGAACAAGGATCTATAATGGCTCAGTGCGAAATGAGTGAGAAAACAGACACTCATGGGACTAATATATTGGAGAAACTAGGAGATCGAGCTACTGTTGATCAGGCTGTGGATGGGTCTGGATCTGAAACTTCAATTGCAAGTCTCTCAACAGCAAACTCAGCATCCACTAACATCAGTGAAACGGATGAAGTGTGGCATTACCGTGACCCTACTGGTAAAACGCAAGGATCATTTTCAATGATACAGTTGAGGAAATGGAGTAAATTGGGGCTTTTCCCACTTGATATGAGGATATGGACAAATGATGAGTATGATGACTCAGTACTATTGACTGATGCACTAAATGGGCTGCTCCATAAAGCCCCTCCGGTTCATGGAAAGACATCAAGCCGGTCTCAGGAGCTTGGAGCTGCCTCTGCTGACAGAAATGTTTCTGAACGGTGTGGACGTTCTACTGGAACAGGGAGAGAATGTAGAGAAATGGAGGTACCTTGCCACCGTGCAAGTAAAGACTTAAATGGCAATGCTGAGAATGCGAGGATAGATGGGTTGTCTGCTCCATTTCcaaaatttttggacttgatGAATGGAAGTAATCCTTATTCAGACAAACTCCAACTGTGTAGCCCAGTCCCTTCGTCCCGTCATGGGGAGGTGCATGTAGCTCTTCCAAGTAAGGAAAGAGGTCATGAAAATGTGGAGCTTCACTCTGCCAGAGGTCAAGTAATTCAGGATTCCTGTGGAAGCACAATGTGCCAGATTACTGAGAGTTACAACCGTAAAGCCCAATCTAACAACCAGAGTTATGTAGGACAGTCTTCTGGACAGAATTGGGGCTCATCAACCAGTTGTAGAAGTTCAATTAACTTGGACACTGGCTTTGCTTCAGGTACCAATTCAAAAGAGTCATTTGAACAGAAAGGTAACGTGAATCTTTCAGATCGACCAAGTCCTACTGCAAATACAAGCTATGACGATATTGAAGCTCAGGCTGCTGAAAAGCTGCTTTCTTTGAGTTCAGGTGTTCCTCTTCGTGCTTCAGATATACATGATTGGTCTACTTCTACTCCTAAGTCCTATGGTGAAGCTAAAGCTGGACGGGCAGCTGAAAACAAAGCATCTGCTCCTTCTAAGCTGTCTGTGCAGGATTCAGGCCCTAGCTGGAGCAGTGGTTCTAGTCTAGCTGATGAATGTGATGGAAATACTCCAACTGCAGAACCATCTGCTGAAGAATGGGATTCCGGTCTTGTTTCCGTTTCTTCGCTAAAGCCAGCTGAAGCAGTGAGTGATCATGTTGCCACGCCCACTCCTGTCGCAGATCAACTTAATTATACCTCCCCATCTCTCCAGGTGTCAAACTTATCCAATTGGCAGGCAGCTGTTAATGAGCCTATTGAGTTCAGCACTTTGGCTGAAGAGTCGGTATCAGATCTATTGGCTGAAGTTGATGCAATGGAATCTCAAACTCAAAGCGGTATGGGTTCGCCTACTTCAGCAATGAGGTTTAGTGAGCAGATGATACCAGGTTACAAAAACTTTATTCTAGCTCTGTTTGAGGACCTGAGTCCTACGCCTGATCCTGCAAAAAGTGATGGCTTGAGCTCAAATGGAGATATAAAGTTGCCTTGTCAATCACCTGTGACAGATGAGCTAGTTGGGGCATCTCAAGCTGATGCCTTTGACCCTTTAAAGAGGTCTGATGGGAATTCATCTAATGAGCAGCGAAACAGAAACTAA